AAATAACTCACGTGTTAATGAGTATTTAGCCAATATGGATTTTAATTATGAAAAAGTCGTGATGAATTTTACAACAGATATTATTGAAACAGTAAAAGATACAGCGGCCAATTTAGCACAAGGTGTTGCAACAGGAATAACAGGTTTTCTTTCAACCTTAACAGGCATTATTTTATCGCTTGTTACGGTACCATTTATATTATTTTATTTATTAAAAGATGGTGAGAAATTACCAAAATTTGTTATGAAAATATGTCCGCCTCGCATGCGTCCAGGTTTACATGATGTTTTACATGATATGGACAAGCAAATTAGTTCTTACATACAAGGGCAAATTTTAGTGTCAATGTGTATTGGTGCAATGGTCACAATTGGCTTCTTAATTATCGGCATGAAGTATGCATTGCTACTTGGTTTTTTAGCTATGATAACAAGTGTGGTCCCTTATTTAGGACCAGTCATTGCAATTACACCAGCAGCTATTATTGCGCTTGTTAATTCGCCATTTATGCTTGTTAAACTAGCCATCGTCTGGACGATAGTACAGTTAATAGAAGGGAAGTTCATTTCGCCACAAATTATGGGGAAATCTTTGAGCATCCATCCCATTTCGATTATTTTCGTATTGCTAACAGCAGGTTCATTATTTGGTGTACCAGGTGTAATTTTAGGGATTCCAGGCTATGCGATTTTAAAAGTACTCGTCACACATTTATTTAAGCTATTTAAGCAACGATATAATCGCTACGAAGATGAAGTAGTACAAAAATATGATGTGTAACAAAAAACAGCTACTGCGAGCATTCAGTAGCTGTTTTTTTAATGATATAAACAAAGCATGTAATAAGGATGCCTCCTGTTCACATGCTTCGTTAAATGTTAGGAGATGGAAACGTTTTTTAGACGATCTACTGCTTCTTGTAAAACCTCTTTTGGCTGAACAAGTGCCAGTCGTAGGTAGCCTTGTCCTGCTGTGCCAAACACTGTTCCCGGTACTGTTACAACACCAATTTGTTCAATTAGCTTAAATGCTAAATCTGTACAGTCAATATCGTACGGATATTTTGCCCATACGAACATACCACCATCTGAAGGGGCTGCATCCCAACCAAGCTCGCGTAAGCCATTCATTAACGTTTTGTGACGTACTGAGAATGTTGCACGTAAGTTCTCTGTAATTTCTTCCGCGTGGTCTAAAGCAACTACCGCTGCATCTTGAATTGGTTCAAAAATACCGAAGTCTAAATTCGATTTAAGTTGTTTTAAGACAGCAATCATGTCAGCATTACCAGCAATATAGGCAATTCGTGTACCAGCTAGGCTGAAGCTTTTTGATAAAGAATTAATCTCCATCCCTACTTCTTTTGCACCTGGTGCCGCTAAAAAGCTTATCGGACCGTCACCAGTAAAGTAAAACTCTGAATACGCCGCATCATGAAGCACAATCACGTTATATTTTTTAGCAAAAGCAATGACCTTTTCGAAATAGGCAAGAGAAGGCATAGCTGGTACAGGATTACCTGGTAGATTTAAGATAAGTAGCTTTGCCTTTTGTGCAACTTCTTCTGGCACTGCATCTAAATCAGGCAAATAATCGTTTTCTGCTGTTTGCGGCATATAGTAGGGTGTAGCACCCGCTAGATGAATGCCTGCATCGTAAGCGACGTAAGCTGGATTTGTTGAGAGAACGATGTCTCCTGGATCACAAAAGGCGATTGGTAAATGAACTAAGCCTTCTTGAGAGCCGATTGTTTGAATGATTTCAGTTGTAGGGTCTAAATCGACATTGCTACGACGTTTATAATAACGGCTAACTGCATCATAAAAACGTTGTGTGCCAGTTAATGTGTAGCCATATGATTCTGCCAAGCCCGCTCTGTATGATAAATGCTCACGGATTTTTGCATGTGGTGGAAGGTCAGGGCTCCCTAAACTTAAATCGATTAAAGACATACCTTTTGCTTGTTGTTGTTTAGCAAAGTGCTTTAAATCTCCGAAAATTGCTGGGGTAAATAGAGACATTTTTTTTGATGGTACGATTTTCAAACTAGTACACTCCTTATAGTTGTATAACAGAATAGTAGTACACATTTTATCATACTAAAGCACAGAAAGGGGAAGTTATTCTGAAAAAAGAATATATTCTTGTAATGGAGAAGATGCTTGCATAGACTAGCGGAAAAAATTAAGCTTAAATGAATGTATTTGCACAAAATAATTACGGGTAACGATGTTAAATGATAGTAGCGATACATTTCTGCTATTATTAAGCAAGGAGGGTGGTTTTTTAGATGAAGGTATGTTCTTTAAGTGGACCAAGTGGAACAGGAAAAAGTACAAGCGCGCTCGTTTTTGCACATAAAATAGGAGTGGAAGCCATTATCGATGACGGTTTACTCATTGTCAATGGCGTGAAAGTAGCAGGGATTTCTGCGAAGTTTGAAAAAAATACGATAACTGCTGTTCGACGTGCTATTTTTTCAGAAGAAGCGCATCGTGAAGAAGTCGTCAAAGCTCTTGATACATATCATGTTCAATCTATATTACTGATTGGTACGTCTGATAAAATGACCAATAATATTGCCAAGCGCTTGGAACTAGGGCAGATTGAAACGTATTATTATGTTGAGAATATTCGTTCTCAAAAGGAAATCCAAAAGGCGCGATTTATTCGCCAAACGCAAGGAAAACATGTTATGCCAATACCGTACCGACAAGTAGAGCAAAATTTCTTTAAACGACTGGTGCAAAAAGGGAAGGAAATTTTCACACCCAAACGTGAAAAAATCGGTGAAACAACCATTGTGCGTCCTGACTTCCAACAGGAATATATTGAAATAGAGAAGCAAGTCTATGTGCAATTACTAACCTATATTTGTAAACAGCAAGATATTGTGCAAAAAGTAGAACAAATACAGTTTAGCCTTGGAGAGCAGGCAAAGGTCATCATTTCTTTGCAATTAAAGATGCCGATAGATTATTCATTACCTCGCCGCTTATATCAGTTACAAGAAGACGTACAACATTCTTTTTACCAGCATTTTGGCTACGAACTAGATGCTATCAATGTTCAAGTGCACTCTGTTGTACAAAAACGAAAATAAAAAACAGGTACTCTAGTCGCAATAGGGCGAGTGAGTACCTGTTTTCTATTTTGATGCGCGTGTAAATTGAGGTTGACGCTTTTCAACAAAGGCACGACAGCCTTCTGTAAAATCACTGCCTACAAATGGTGTAGAACCTTGCCATAATGTTGGTACACTATCGACACATTCTTGTACAGATTGCTTTACAGCAAGTAAAGATTCTGGAGACATACCGGCTACCAGCTTGCCCATTCGAATCATAAATTTATTTAAATCTTTCTCAGTTACTAAATAGTTCAGCATACCCAGTTTAAAGGCTTCATCGGCTTTAAACATACGACCTGTAAATACCAAATCTTTCGTTGTAGATGGGCCAACAAGTTGAACAAGACGCTGGGCAAATTTATTGTTTAATGTGATGCCCAATTTGCCTACAGGAATGCCTAATTTTGCTTTTTCAGAGCCGATGCGAATATCACATGCTAAAGCAAGTTCTAACCCTGCTCCCATTGCAGGACCGTTAATAACACCAATTGTTGGAATCGCCAAACGTTCAATCGTTGATATTGTTTTTTCCATATGTAGAAAAGCTTCTTCTGCCTTTTCTAAAGAAATAGCGTTGAATTCTTTAATATCAGAGCCTGCTGTAAAATTCTCACCAGATCCTCGTAAAATGAGCACTTTATTTTTAGGATTATCTAACACTTTTAGTGCAATTTTAGCTAATTCATCCCACATATTTGCGGTAAGCGCATTTTTCGCCTGTGGTCGATGGATCGTAATAATTGCGAGTCCAGCCGTTTCTTGATAAATAATTTTCGCATCCTCAGCCTCAAGACGAGTTGTTCTTACTTGCATAATTGAAAAGCCCCCTACATTTAAATTGATACTTATATTATATAACACAAAGAGCAATAAACACTAAATAATACGAATTTTCATGTTTTTTCAACCTGTTACACAAGATTAATGGCATTTTATAGAGATTGTACTACAACAGATTATTGCTATTGTAATAAAGCAAAAGATATGAGAAACTACTATAGGAACATTTGTTTCTTTATTTCTTAAGGAGCATCGTCTACAGAAAGATAAGTCTAATTGATAATTACAGATTATCCGACACTACTATTTTTAAAAATAAATAATAACTTACGCACCATAAATAGTATAAAATAAAACTATCACACGCACAGTAAACAAGGAGGGCGCATGATGGTTCCATTAAAGGAAGCATGGCAAAGTTATTTATTACTATTAAATTCTTTAAAGAAAAGTACTGCTACAAAGAAACAATACAACCTTGATGGACAGCAGTTTTTAGCTTTTGCAAGTGAGCAAAATGTACAAATGCTGGATAAACAATTGAAAGAATTATTATTTATATATAGTAATTATCTAAAAGAAAATTATGAAAATGTTAATACTTTTAATCGGAAAATAGCGTCACTCCGTAGTTTTGTAGACTTTGTATTTTTGCGAGAATGGGTTGAACCGTTTGATTATGAAAGCATTTTACAGCCAAAAAAGAGGGGCAAGGATTCCTTAAAAGTGCTGACAAAAGAGCAATTGTTAAACATTTTAGAAGTATGGCCGACCTATTTTCAATATGCAAAAACACCTGAGCATGCGTGGCTTGCAAGACGGAATGGTTGTATTGTACAAATGTTTATCGAAACTGGTTGCAAGCCTGCTGAACTTGTCCGTATGAAATGGGGGCATCTTGAAATTCCATCATCACATATTTCGATTTCAAACCAGAATGGCAGAAGGGAGATGAGACTTTCACCTATTTTGATGGAAATGTTACAGCATTATAAAAATGCGACGGAGGATATACATCAAGGGAATGTAGGGGAGTGGCTTTGGGTCAGTGAAACAAGTCTTACTAAATCGATCACGACAAAAACAATTGAACGGATTTTTCAAACACTATCAAAAGATATTGGCACAAATGTACGAGCGACAGATGTTCGTTACACGGTGCTACAAAGGGCGTTACAAAGTGAGGAAACGGTTGAAAACATACAACAAAAAATGGGATATGTTCGAAAATGGGTATTAACAGAACGAGGAGAACGTTTTAAGTAAGTGTGCAGCAATTGTCTCTCAAGCACAAATTGCTGCACTTCTAATTAAAAATGCGTTAACGCTTTTACTTGAACTTTTACCGTTAAATCATGTTTACCACCTGTATAGACGCCTTCGACAGGGCTAATATCGGTATAGTCACGTCCGATACATAAAATAATGTGATTTTCTAGTACTTCCACATTATTAGTTGGGTCTAACCCAATCCAACCAATACCAGGAATCATCACTTCAACCCAGGCATGTGTTGCTATATCTCCGATTAAACCTGAATTTTCATCGACATATAAATAACCGCTTACATAGCGAGCAGGTATTCCTTTAGCGCGTAGTATAGCGAGCATAACGTGGGTGAAATCTTGACAAACTCCTCGTTTTAAGTCAAAGGCTTGGCTTGCAGTTGTCGTAACATTTGTTGCTGTTGGATCATACTCAAATGTTGAATATAAATATTGCATTAAATTAAGCGAAAACAGCACTGGATTTTCTGCGTGACCAATCGCATGAAACACTTCTTCTATCTGAGCATCTGTCATATACGTAAAGTTTGTTGATTTTAAATAGGGCAAATAATGTTCATAAAAGAGTTGGGAATGAAAAATCGTCTGCATTTCGGGTGAATATTGAATGCGATGAATAAATGGTGCACGCTGTATACTAACGATGGATGTTGTTTCTATTTCTAGTACTTGATGTTGCTCCGGGATATAAAATGTACCGACTGTATTCCCCCAAATATCTGCATGCTCACGCGTTAGTGAAGATGGTGAAATCGCGATACGGTAAGACAGCAAGCGTTGACGCTCATCACCCCGAGGTTTCAAGCGGATAGTATTCAAGCTTTGATCGACTTCAGATTCATATTGAAAAATATTTGTATGTTGAATTTCAAATTTCATCGTGTCCGCTTCCTTTTGATTACTGACTTGCGTGTTGAAAGGGAGCTGTAAGTGGTTCCTTTCAAGCTTGTAGGCTGGGTTCATATAAATGATA
This genomic interval from Lysinibacillus sphaericus contains the following:
- a CDS encoding AI-2E family transporter, whose protein sequence is MSEKRPKEHSNFFSTKFIRFLGGKNLLFTLIILLLLACVIYMFGKVSFIFTPLQVLFEVVILPGVLAVIGYYLLRPLLGILEKWRIPRIWGILILYIGVVGVITLLVVLVYPFLRDQFTNLAQEFPVYFMALTQNIVEYLNNSRVNEYLANMDFNYEKVVMNFTTDIIETVKDTAANLAQGVATGITGFLSTLTGIILSLVTVPFILFYLLKDGEKLPKFVMKICPPRMRPGLHDVLHDMDKQISSYIQGQILVSMCIGAMVTIGFLIIGMKYALLLGFLAMITSVVPYLGPVIAITPAAIIALVNSPFMLVKLAIVWTIVQLIEGKFISPQIMGKSLSIHPISIIFVLLTAGSLFGVPGVILGIPGYAILKVLVTHLFKLFKQRYNRYEDEVVQKYDV
- a CDS encoding aminotransferase class I/II-fold pyridoxal phosphate-dependent enzyme, producing MKIVPSKKMSLFTPAIFGDLKHFAKQQQAKGMSLIDLSLGSPDLPPHAKIREHLSYRAGLAESYGYTLTGTQRFYDAVSRYYKRRSNVDLDPTTEIIQTIGSQEGLVHLPIAFCDPGDIVLSTNPAYVAYDAGIHLAGATPYYMPQTAENDYLPDLDAVPEEVAQKAKLLILNLPGNPVPAMPSLAYFEKVIAFAKKYNVIVLHDAAYSEFYFTGDGPISFLAAPGAKEVGMEINSLSKSFSLAGTRIAYIAGNADMIAVLKQLKSNLDFGIFEPIQDAAVVALDHAEEITENLRATFSVRHKTLMNGLRELGWDAAPSDGGMFVWAKYPYDIDCTDLAFKLIEQIGVVTVPGTVFGTAGQGYLRLALVQPKEVLQEAVDRLKNVSIS
- a CDS encoding enoyl-CoA hydratase/isomerase family protein produces the protein MQVRTTRLEAEDAKIIYQETAGLAIITIHRPQAKNALTANMWDELAKIALKVLDNPKNKVLILRGSGENFTAGSDIKEFNAISLEKAEEAFLHMEKTISTIERLAIPTIGVINGPAMGAGLELALACDIRIGSEKAKLGIPVGKLGITLNNKFAQRLVQLVGPSTTKDLVFTGRMFKADEAFKLGMLNYLVTEKDLNKFMIRMGKLVAGMSPESLLAVKQSVQECVDSVPTLWQGSTPFVGSDFTEGCRAFVEKRQPQFTRASK
- a CDS encoding tyrosine-type recombinase/integrase translates to MMVPLKEAWQSYLLLLNSLKKSTATKKQYNLDGQQFLAFASEQNVQMLDKQLKELLFIYSNYLKENYENVNTFNRKIASLRSFVDFVFLREWVEPFDYESILQPKKRGKDSLKVLTKEQLLNILEVWPTYFQYAKTPEHAWLARRNGCIVQMFIETGCKPAELVRMKWGHLEIPSSHISISNQNGRREMRLSPILMEMLQHYKNATEDIHQGNVGEWLWVSETSLTKSITTKTIERIFQTLSKDIGTNVRATDVRYTVLQRALQSEETVENIQQKMGYVRKWVLTERGERFK
- a CDS encoding transglutaminase family protein, producing MKFEIQHTNIFQYESEVDQSLNTIRLKPRGDERQRLLSYRIAISPSSLTREHADIWGNTVGTFYIPEQHQVLEIETTSIVSIQRAPFIHRIQYSPEMQTIFHSQLFYEHYLPYLKSTNFTYMTDAQIEEVFHAIGHAENPVLFSLNLMQYLYSTFEYDPTATNVTTTASQAFDLKRGVCQDFTHVMLAILRAKGIPARYVSGYLYVDENSGLIGDIATHAWVEVMIPGIGWIGLDPTNNVEVLENHIILCIGRDYTDISPVEGVYTGGKHDLTVKVQVKALTHF